A DNA window from Setaria viridis chromosome 2, Setaria_viridis_v4.0, whole genome shotgun sequence contains the following coding sequences:
- the LOC117846103 gene encoding uncharacterized protein: MGRPRGGKVKRPTPQATKSEDTDAASGDEEAVMPAYKRRGRPQKHLKADDTDEEEQDSAKVEPMEDSDGVKPAVPGKGSAENGGKKRRRRQPRKRGCDPAAEEKDEAVKQSGFRHHGSRRKSTPRRAAEAGVECK; encoded by the coding sequence ATGGGCAGGCCTAGAGGAGGAAAGGTTAAACGGCCGACGCCCCAAGCTACCAAGAGCGAGGACACCGACGCCGccagcggcgacgaggaggccgtGATGCCAGCGTACAagaggagggggcggccgcAGAAGCACCTCAAGGCTGACGAcaccgacgaggaggagcaagACAGTGCCAAGGTCGAGCCCATGGAGGACAGTGACGGCGTCAAACCGGCCGTGCCGGGCAAGGGCTCGGCTGAGAACGGAGGGAAGAAGCGGAGGCGTCGGCAACCGAGGAAGCGAGGCTGCgacccggcggcggaggagaaggacgAGGCCGTCAAGCAGAGCGGGTTCCGGCACCACGGGAGCCGGCGGAAGAGCACCCCGCGGCGAGCAGCCGAGGCAGGGGTGGAGTGCAAGTGA
- the LOC117846309 gene encoding polygalacturonase inhibitor 1: protein MSPRMSLPLLILLLLLSGYTAPSHAVMACHPADRAALLRVRAQLGDPARLSAWRPSAANCCAWDPAVVCGAAGRVVSLSLCSLSDVSARVPPALGDLAALEILQVVSVPGMSGPVPASFANLTRLRDLDINGTSISGPVPATLLAGAANLSTLAIANSKLAGPIPASLAALPNLRYLDLSGNLLTGAIPPGLLHGSFRFLLLSNNRLTGEVPSGYGDGIDTIDLSRNQLTGDPSPFLSGITKPAAKIDLSWNGLEFDMTGVRFPHHLRFLDLSHNRITGRVAKSLMDVRLEHFDVSYNELCGEIPAGRFMSGHGAECYAHNKCLCGTPLPPCNTSM from the coding sequence ATGTCGCCGCGCATGTCGCTTCCCCtgctcatcctcctcctgctgctgtcGGGCTACACCGCCCCCTCCCACGCCGTGATGGCCTGCCACCCCGCCGATCGCGCGGCGCTGCTGCGGGTCAGGGCGCAGCTGGGCGACCCGGCCCGGCTCTCCGCGTGGCGGCCCTCCGCCGCCAACTGCTGCGCGTGGGACCCCGCCGTGGTCTGCGGTGCGGCGGGCCGCGTCGTGTCTCTGTCCCTCTGCTCCCTCTCCGACGTCTCGGCGCGCGTGCCGCCAGCGCTCGGCGACCTCGCGGCACTCGAGATCCTCCAGGTCGTCTCCGTCCCGGGCATGTCGGGCCCCGTCCCGGCGTCCTTCGCCAACCTCACGCGCCTCCGCGACCTTGACATCAACGGCACCTCCATCTCCGGTCCCGTCCCGGCcaccctcctcgccggcgccgccaaccTCAGCACGCTCGCCATCGCCAACAGCAAGCTCGCGGGGCCCATCCCGGCGTCCCTCGCCGCGTTACCCAACCTCAGGTACCTGGACCTCAGCGGCAACCTGCTCACCGGCGCCATCCCGCCGGGGCTCCTGCACGGGAGCTTCCGGTTCCTGCTCCTCTCCAACAACCGGCTCACGGGGGAGGTACCCAGCGGCTACGGCGACGGCATCGACACCATCGACCTCTCGCGCAACCAGCTCACCGGCGACCCGTCGCCGTTCCTGTCCGGCATCACGAAGCCGGCGGCCAAGATCGACCTGTCGTGGAACGGGCTGGAGTTCGACATGACGGGGGTCAGGTTCCCGCACCACCTCCGGTTCCTGGACCTGAGCCACAACAGGATCACGGGGAGGGTGGCCAAGTCGCTCATGGACGTGAGGCTGGAGCACTTCGACGTCAGCTACAACGAACTCTGCGGCGAGATCCCCGCGGGGAGGTTCATGTCGGGGCACGGGGCCGAGTGCTACGCGCACAACAAGTGCCTGTGCGGCACGCCGCTGCCTCCCTGCAATACGAGTATGTAG